Genomic window (Parabacteroides sp. FAFU027):
ATAAAAAGGGGCTAAAGATAGATCCAAAGGCATCACAAATGCTTGCTGATTTTATCGGATCCGATTTAAATCGTTTGGCAGGAGAGTTGGAAAAACTCTTAATTACAATACCGCAAAATCAAACCAGAATTACTCCTGAGTTGGTAGAGCGTAACATCGGCATTAGTAAAGAGTATAATAATTTCGAGTTTTTGAAAGCGGTAGTTCAGAAGGACATTTTGAAAGCAAACCGGATAGCGCTCTACTTTGAGAAGAATCCTAAAAACAATCCGTTGAATGTAACTCTTATTGTATTACATAACTTTTTTAGCAACCTGATGTTGTGTCATTATCTTCCTAATAAGAATGAGGCGGGGGTGATGCAGGGATTAAGGATTCAATCTTTTCAGGCAAGAGATTATATGTTTGGTTTGCGAAACTTTTCGCCTTTCAAAACCATGGATATTATTTCCCTGATTCGGGAATGTGATGCTAATATGAAAGGAGTGGGGGATACTGGTTCCTCAAACGGGGATTTGTTGAAAGTTTTGCTTTATAAGATACTCCATTGACAAAAATACCTCAGTTTACTTTTCTGACTCATTCTTAAATACAATAATTCAGGCGCTATGTATTTGATAATCAATTTGTTTATCTGATATGTAGCGCCTGAGATTTTAATATCCAATTGTGTCTTTACTTTTGTGCGCAATAATAGCGCAGAGAAAGCCTTTTTTCTACTAATCTCAATCTCCGGATATTTTTGTTGATGCAAAAATATTTCTCTACTCTCTTATAGTGCTTCTTTTGGTTGTCATCATATAACTTCCCTTTATTAAGCCGTTCTATTTTCTTTATTAGAGTCACCCTGAATAGGGGTGGTGTTTATTTTGCTATTTGTATTTCATTCTAAAATAACTACTCTATATTTTATATGCAAAAGTAAATCGACAGCTATATTAATCAGGCTAATGAATGGTATATGTTTCTAATATTAAATAAACGCAAAAATATGATGGTTGTATATGGAAACTGAATTACAATAATACAGTAGATCATATCCATAAGCACTAAATAATGCTTGAATTATTTTAGTGTGTTGATTTATATAAGTAACTAAATTGTATATATGTTGTAATGCGGAATAATACAAATACAATTGTCAGTAGGCGTTTGTGTTAACATGTATAATCTATTTTTATGCCTTGTTTCATGGGGGATAAACCAATGTTTATCAATGTGATAACTTTATTATCGGCTTTTGTGGCTTAAACTATGATACTTTTGTTTAGTGCATGGATGTGACTATAATTCGTTTTACTACAAGTGTATAAGTGTATATCGCAGTGTATCAGATTGTAATTGAATTTAAGTGAAGTTCGGTTAAAGTTTAAGGGCGATTGATGCGTAATTCGTTTACAAAAGTATCGCAACAAGTGTGTGTAGATGGATTGCAAATGTAAACGAATGACCGATTGTATTTGTAAATTACTTGTTTCAAAAATAAATTCACATCTGTTTTGTTGTTTCGTTTTGTATTGTTATCTTTGTAAACTGGTAAATAATTAACTTTTGCAATTATGTTAACACGCATACAAAAGGTTATGGATGAAAAGCAACTGTCAGTAAGTGCTTTTGCAGATGAGATTGGGGTGAAACGTCCTACAATGACTCATACCATGACAGGACGGAATAATCCTAGCTTAGATATCGTTTCGAAGATTTTGGAGCGATATCAGGATATTAATTCTGAATGGTTATTGTTTGGGAAAGGGACTATGTATAAGGGGATTCAGGCTCAACAGCCTGGGTTATTTGATGATTTTGAACAAAAGGATGTCGTTGAGAAGAAGGTTGATGAGGCCGATTCAATAAAAGACGAATTACAAAAATCTCCTACCATCGCTTCCATTCAGTTTGAAGATGATAAATACTCAAAAAGAACTAAGGAGTTACATAAGAAAGTTTCTAAGATTATGATCTTCTACTCTGACAATACTTTTGAAATTTTCTTGCCGGAGGAAAGTTCCCGAAAATAAAAGAGACCAATCAAAACTTCATTTGGCCTGTTGAATAATTGATATTTTTTCCCGTATCTTTGCACTCCAAACCCCAAAAACAGGAAAAAATCAATGAAAAAACATGTCATGGATCTTTCTGTGACGGAAAATACAAGCCTGAATGCAAACTACTTTTTGCTAAAGCTTACTTCCGCACAGAAATTACCCGATATGCTTCCCGGGCAATTCGTAGAGATAAAAGTGGAAGGATCACCCAATACTTTCCTTAGACGTCCGATTTCTATCAACAATTACATTGCAGAAACCAATGAGCTATGGCTTCTGGTGCAAAAAGTTGGTGATGGTACACGTACTTTAGGCAAATTGCAAGCCGGTGATACTCTTAATTTAGTCTTCCCATTGGGTAACAGCTTTACAACGCCTGAGAATGCCTCTAAATCGGTAGTTCTTGTCGGTGGTGGTGTTGGTACTGCTCCAATGCTTTTCTGGGGCAAATATCTGAAAGAAAGAGGCATTACGCCTAATTTTTTACTGGGGGCACGATCAGAAGCTGATCTTCTTCAATTAGATGAATTCCGTAAGTATGGCAATGTCTATACAACGACAGAAGACGGTTCGCATGGCGAGAAAGGCTACGTGACTCAGCATTCTATCCTTCAAAATCAGCAGTTTGACCATATTTACACTTGCGGCCCAAAGCCTATGATGGTGGCTGTGGCAAAATATGCCAAAGCAAAAGATATTTCCTGTGAAGTTTCACTCGAAAATACCATGGCCTGTGGCTTTGGGGTATGTCTTTGCTGTGTGGAAAATACAGTAAACGGACACGTTTGTGTGTGTACTGAAGGTCCTGTGTTCAATATAAAAGATTTACAATGGCAGATTTAAGCGTAAAAATAGGACAACTGGAGCTGAAAAATCCAGTAATGACAGCGTCAGGTACTTTTGGTTTTGGCGAAGAATTCTCTGATTTTTTTGATTTGTCCCGTTTGGGTGGATATATTGTCAAAGGAACGACTTTAGCTCCCCGTCAGGGAAATGCTTACCCTCGTATGGCGGAAACGCCGGCAGGTATGCTGAATGCTGTAGGGCTTCAAAATAAAGGCGTACATTACTTTGCTGATGAGATTTATCCGCGTTTAAAGGATATTGATTCGAATCTGATTGTAAATGTATCAGGCTCAACCATTGAGGACTATGTTGCTTGTACAGAGAAAGTTGCCGAACTGGATAAGGTGTCTGGTATAGAACTTAATATTTCATGCCCGAATGTAAAACAGGGAGGTATGGCCTTTGGTACCTGTGCTTGTAGTGCGGCTGATGTTGTGAAAGCAGTACGAAAAGTTTATCCTAAAACGCTGATTGTTAAGCTGTCTCCTAATGTAACAGACATAACAGAAATTGCCCGTGCAGCTGAAGCAGAAGGAGCAGATTCGGTCTCGTTGATAAATACGTTATTGGGAATGGCAATTGATGCAGACAAGCGTCGCCCTGTATTATCTACTGTAACAGGAGGATTATCAGGTCCTTGTGTTAAACCTATTGCTTTGCGTATGGTTTGGCAGACTGCCCGTGCGGTAAAAATCCCTGTAATTGGATTGGGAGGTATTATGAACTGGCGTGACGCGGTTGAATTTTTACTGGCAGGTGCTACTGCTGTTCAATTAGGAACCGCCAACTTTATTGATCCGGAAGTAACAATAAAGGTTATTGATGGGTTAAATGAATACTTGAATAAAAACGGATATAAATCTGTAAATGAAATAATTGGCGCATTAGAGATATAAAAAAAATAGCCCGGAGCTATTTAAGTAGATCCGGGCGAAGTTTTTGAGTTCTTTCTAATGATTGCTGCAATTGCCACTCTTCGATTTTTCGTTGGTGACCGCTCAGAAGGACTTCCGGTACTTTCCAGCCATTGTAATCAGCAGGGCGGGTGTAAACGGGTGGAGCAAGCAAATTA
Coding sequences:
- a CDS encoding helix-turn-helix domain-containing protein, which encodes MLTRIQKVMDEKQLSVSAFADEIGVKRPTMTHTMTGRNNPSLDIVSKILERYQDINSEWLLFGKGTMYKGIQAQQPGLFDDFEQKDVVEKKVDEADSIKDELQKSPTIASIQFEDDKYSKRTKELHKKVSKIMIFYSDNTFEIFLPEESSRK
- the holA gene encoding DNA polymerase III subunit delta; amino-acid sequence: MAKKEQLSFETIISQIAKKDFKPIYFLMGDESFYINKITDAILENALQEGEKDFNEIVRYGADVSVADIINEARFYPSFAQYRVVVVKEAQEVKKLEDLVNYLEKPLQSTILVINYKNGSFDRRKKLIAEVEKHGILFESKKLYDNQLPSWINVFVDKKGLKIDPKASQMLADFIGSDLNRLAGELEKLLITIPQNQTRITPELVERNIGISKEYNNFEFLKAVVQKDILKANRIALYFEKNPKNNPLNVTLIVLHNFFSNLMLCHYLPNKNEAGVMQGLRIQSFQARDYMFGLRNFSPFKTMDIISLIRECDANMKGVGDTGSSNGDLLKVLLYKILH
- a CDS encoding dihydroorotate dehydrogenase electron transfer subunit — its product is MKKHVMDLSVTENTSLNANYFLLKLTSAQKLPDMLPGQFVEIKVEGSPNTFLRRPISINNYIAETNELWLLVQKVGDGTRTLGKLQAGDTLNLVFPLGNSFTTPENASKSVVLVGGGVGTAPMLFWGKYLKERGITPNFLLGARSEADLLQLDEFRKYGNVYTTTEDGSHGEKGYVTQHSILQNQQFDHIYTCGPKPMMVAVAKYAKAKDISCEVSLENTMACGFGVCLCCVENTVNGHVCVCTEGPVFNIKDLQWQI
- a CDS encoding dihydroorotate dehydrogenase, translating into MADLSVKIGQLELKNPVMTASGTFGFGEEFSDFFDLSRLGGYIVKGTTLAPRQGNAYPRMAETPAGMLNAVGLQNKGVHYFADEIYPRLKDIDSNLIVNVSGSTIEDYVACTEKVAELDKVSGIELNISCPNVKQGGMAFGTCACSAADVVKAVRKVYPKTLIVKLSPNVTDITEIARAAEAEGADSVSLINTLLGMAIDADKRRPVLSTVTGGLSGPCVKPIALRMVWQTARAVKIPVIGLGGIMNWRDAVEFLLAGATAVQLGTANFIDPEVTIKVIDGLNEYLNKNGYKSVNEIIGALEI